TACCTCAAAATCGGCCTCGCACTCGTCCTCATCTGGGTGGGCATCAAGATGCTCCTCAAAATCGACATCTACTACATCCCCACCCCCATTTCCCTCGCCGTCATCGCCACCATCTTGGGCGTATCCATCGGCATGAGCCTCTGGGCTACCCGAGGACAAGGCCGCAAGGAACTCCCCGCGCCAGCAAAACCGCCCTTCGGGACAGCCACACCCCAAGAACTCGAAGCGCTGGAACCACTCTGGCGAAACAGCTGGGCGAAGAAACAGCACACCCCACAGGAACACCCTCAGGGCAGCGGGGAACACCGCCCCACAGTGAGCGAAGGAGACAAGAAATGAGCGTTGACCCGCACCGGGCCATGTGTCCTTATCAGTCACGGAAACGCCGGCGGGGCATCTGCGAACGCACACTACACATGCGTCGCTACCAATGAGCTCGAAGGAAGCGTTGCCAGCTATGCCGCCTCCGCCCCCGCCTCCGCGGAAGCGGCATAGCTGGACCTTCCTGACGAACCACGGACACGTCCTGCTTTCCGTGGCCACAGACCCCGGGATCAGGGTCACCGAGATAGCTGACCGTGTTGGGATCACGCCACGTGCAGCCCTGCAAATACTCAAAGACCTCGAAAACGAGGGGTATCTTCACCGCAGCCGAGTGGGACGCCGCACCCACTACACCCTGGAACCCCACCAACACTTCCGGCATCCCACCACATCAGCACATGAAATTGACGAGCTGATCCTCCTGCTAGCCCCTCCCGCACCTTCGGCGTCTACCGAGGACGACTGACCTCACTCAGCGCGGGCGCTTGCAGTTGGGCGCGGGCGACAGCTAACCACGGCTGTTCGATTGCCTGGCATGCGGGGTTTGGCTAGGGGCCGGCGTGTCCGACCCATCGCCAGGGTCAGGCGAGGGAGAGGAAGAGCTTCTCCAGCTCCTTCTTGTCCATGGTTGCGTCCTTCTGGACAATGCACTGTTCCAGCCCCGTGGCGATGATGGCGAACCCTGCCCGGTCCAACGCCTTGGACACTGCCGCCAGCTGCGTCACTACGTCCTTGCAGTCACGGCCTTCTTCCAGCATGCGGGTGACAGCGGCCAACTGGCCTTGCGCGCGCTTGAGGCGATTGATGACGGGGGTCAGTTCTGAGGGATTGAGTTCCACGTACTTCTCCAATGATCAGGATCCTAACCTAGATCCTATACCCCCTAGGGTGTTTTGATTACCCCCGGGGGTATATGCAATACTCGGTGGGGTATCCACCTATCCCCTTCCGAGAGGCCAAAAATGACTCCCCCTCCCACGTCGCAAGCCATTACCGCCCTCGCCCCGGAGACCCTTCGGACCTGGATCCATCAGCACCAGGACCTCATGGTGATCGATGTTCGCTCCGCGGCTGAGTTTGAGGCGATGCATATCCGCGGCTCCTACAACGTGCCCCTCCCGCTGCTCTCAGAACACACAGACGAGCTGGCCACCCGCTTGGGCTCCAGGGTGGTTCTGGTCTGCCAGTCAGGAGCACGCGCCGAGCAAGCCCGGCAGCGCCTGGGCAAAGCCGGCATGGAAGGTGCGTACGTCCTTACCGGCGGTGCTCCCGGTTTCGCCGCAGTTGGCGGGGACGTGGTCAGGGGCAAGAACCGCTGGGACCTCGAGCGCCAGGTCCGCCTCACCGCAGGATCCCTGGTGGTCCTCGGCCTTGTCGGAGGCAAACTCATCTCTCCCAAGGTCCGCCTACTCGCTGGCGCAATTGGAGCCGGGCTGACCTTCTCCGCCGCCACCAATACCTGCGCCATGGGTAAGGCTCTTTCAGCCATGCCGTGGAACAAAGCCGCCAAGGAACCCACCCGCGAAAGCGCCATCCTTCAGCTACCCCTGGTATCCCCTGGGGGTGCCGCAGCATGATTCCAGCCCTGGGCCTGGGGCTAGTGGTCGGCGTTGTCCTGGGTGTAGTAGGCGGTGGCGGGTCCATCATCGCAGTGCCGGCCCTGGTGTACGGGGTGGGCATGACCCCCTCACAGGCTATTCCGACGTCGCTGCTGGTAGTGGGCGTGTCCTCCCTCGCCGCTCTTTTGCCCCGGGTCCGTGCTGGCCTGAACTGGCCCGTGATCGCATTGGTTGGAACAGCCGGCATACCGGCAGCCTGGGCCGGTGCGGCCGTGGGCAGACTGCTCGATCCCAACATCCTGATGCTCGCCTTTGCCGTGATCATGGTGGCTGCAGGCATACGGATGCTGATGAAAACCCGCGAATCCGAGGGGTCCTGCAGCACGGGCCCACACCGCGCACTCCGATCCTGCGTTCCGAAAGCCGTAGGAGTGGGCCTGCTGGTGGGGTTCCTCACCGGATTGCTGGGTGTTGGAGGAGGTTTCCTGATCACCCCCGCACTGACCATCCTTCTTGGCCTGCGCATGAAACAGGCAGTAGGAACCTCCCTGGCAATTATCGTGATCAACTCTGCCGCCGGGTTCAGCGCCCACGCAGCCGGCTACACCATTGACTGGGCCACCACCCTGGCATTCGCGGTCCCGGCCATCCTGGGATCCCTTGCAGCAGCCCGCCTGGCACGTCACCTGCAAGACAAGCACATCCGCATCTCATTCGCGGTACTCATCTTCGCCGTCGCGGCATGGGTCACCGCCAGCACAGTCACTGCCTGACCCAAGCAACCCGATACAAGCAACCGGCCCCAAACAACTGGGCCTATTCAACCGGACCTATTCAACTGGGCCTATTCAACCGGACCTATTTAACTGGGCCTATTCAACCGGACCTATTTAACTGGGCCTATTCAACAAGGGAGCGAACATCATGCTTATTGAGCGTATTTACGACGAAGACCTCGCCCAAGCCAGCTATCTGATCGGCTGCCAAGCCAAGGGAGAGGCCGTTGTTGTGGACGGCCGCCGAGACATCGCGGTCTACCAGCAACTGGCTGAAAAGAACGGCATGAAGATTGTTGCCGTCACAGAAACCCACATCCACGCTGACTATCTGTCCGGCACCCGTGAACTGGCCGCCGCCACCGGCGCAACGATCTACGTCTCCGGCGAAGGCGGCCCGGACTGGCAGTACAAGTTCGACGGCGAGCGCCTCTACGACGGCCACAAGATCACCATCGGCAACATCAGCATCCAGGCCGTGCACACCCCAGGCCACACACCTGAACACTTGTCCTTCCTGGTCACCGACGGCGCATTCAGCGACCAGCCCGGCTACCTGCTCTCGGGCGACTTTGTTTTCTCCGGTGACCTGGGCCGACCGGACCTGCTGGACGAGGCAGCCGGGGGTGTGGACACCCGCTTTGAAGGTGCAAAGCAGCTGTTCGCTAGCCTTCGGGATAAGTTCCTCACCCTGCCGGACTATGTCCAGGTCCACCCGGCTCATGGTGCCGGGAGTGCCTGCGGCAAGGCCCTCGGCGCCATCCCGTCTTCCACCG
The sequence above is a segment of the Arthrobacter sp. StoSoilB22 genome. Coding sequences within it:
- a CDS encoding metal-sensitive transcriptional regulator, whose amino-acid sequence is MELNPSELTPVINRLKRAQGQLAAVTRMLEEGRDCKDVVTQLAAVSKALDRAGFAIIATGLEQCIVQKDATMDKKELEKLFLSLA
- a CDS encoding sulfite exporter TauE/SafE family protein, which codes for MIPALGLGLVVGVVLGVVGGGGSIIAVPALVYGVGMTPSQAIPTSLLVVGVSSLAALLPRVRAGLNWPVIALVGTAGIPAAWAGAAVGRLLDPNILMLAFAVIMVAAGIRMLMKTRESEGSCSTGPHRALRSCVPKAVGVGLLVGFLTGLLGVGGGFLITPALTILLGLRMKQAVGTSLAIIVINSAAGFSAHAAGYTIDWATTLAFAVPAILGSLAAARLARHLQDKHIRISFAVLIFAVAAWVTASTVTA
- a CDS encoding rhodanese-like domain-containing protein, with protein sequence MTPPPTSQAITALAPETLRTWIHQHQDLMVIDVRSAAEFEAMHIRGSYNVPLPLLSEHTDELATRLGSRVVLVCQSGARAEQARQRLGKAGMEGAYVLTGGAPGFAAVGGDVVRGKNRWDLERQVRLTAGSLVVLGLVGGKLISPKVRLLAGAIGAGLTFSAATNTCAMGKALSAMPWNKAAKEPTRESAILQLPLVSPGGAAA
- a CDS encoding winged helix-turn-helix domain-containing protein, with translation MPPPPPPPRKRHSWTFLTNHGHVLLSVATDPGIRVTEIADRVGITPRAALQILKDLENEGYLHRSRVGRRTHYTLEPHQHFRHPTTSAHEIDELILLLAPPAPSASTEDD